One stretch of Pandoraea oxalativorans DNA includes these proteins:
- a CDS encoding IS256 family transposase encodes MKKITKETNGSKAQTKSALDELIQQGARQIIEQAVEAELASMLEQYSNVRSIDGRRAVVRNGYLPEREVVTAIGPVPVRVPKVRDRSGSGIRFNSAVVPPYVRKSARVSAALPWLYLRGISTGDMSEAMGIMLGGQVSGLSPNVVSRLKAQWADEHAQWNQRELSLARWVYWWADGIHTGVRSDDSDGQCLLVIIGVKPDGTKERVAISDGYRESKASWAELLLDLKKRGLQSGPLLACGDGAMGFWAAMEEVFPQTKHQRCWFHKMGNVLNALPKSQQARAKKAMQDIWMAATRAEALVAFDHFVDTHSAKYPKVVEKLTQDRDELLAFYDFPAEHWQHLRTTNPIESTFATVRHRTKRTRNCVSRATFLGLAFKLIESAEDSWRRIRAPEKIATMLDGMTFKDGEPVTDSTPAQQPLAA; translated from the coding sequence ATGAAGAAGATTACGAAAGAAACGAACGGCAGTAAAGCACAAACGAAGAGCGCGCTCGATGAACTGATCCAGCAAGGCGCGCGGCAGATCATCGAGCAGGCAGTCGAAGCGGAACTGGCGAGCATGCTTGAACAGTACAGCAACGTGAGGTCGATCGACGGTCGGCGTGCCGTGGTGCGCAACGGCTACCTACCAGAGCGCGAAGTCGTCACGGCCATCGGTCCGGTGCCGGTTCGGGTACCGAAGGTGCGTGATCGCTCGGGTTCGGGCATCCGCTTCAATTCGGCGGTCGTGCCGCCGTACGTTCGCAAATCCGCACGCGTGTCGGCCGCACTACCGTGGCTGTACCTGCGAGGCATCTCGACGGGCGACATGAGCGAAGCCATGGGCATCATGCTGGGCGGCCAGGTCAGCGGCCTGTCGCCAAATGTGGTGAGTCGTCTGAAGGCGCAATGGGCCGATGAGCATGCTCAGTGGAATCAGCGTGAGTTGTCGTTGGCGCGCTGGGTGTACTGGTGGGCTGACGGCATTCACACCGGCGTGCGCAGCGACGATTCCGACGGCCAGTGCCTGTTGGTGATCATTGGTGTCAAACCGGACGGAACGAAAGAGCGTGTGGCGATCAGTGACGGGTATCGGGAATCGAAGGCGTCGTGGGCCGAACTGCTGCTCGATCTGAAAAAGCGCGGTCTGCAGTCAGGGCCGCTGCTGGCTTGCGGAGATGGTGCGATGGGATTCTGGGCAGCGATGGAAGAAGTGTTCCCGCAGACCAAGCATCAGCGCTGCTGGTTCCACAAGATGGGCAACGTGCTCAACGCGCTGCCGAAATCGCAGCAGGCCCGCGCCAAAAAGGCGATGCAGGACATTTGGATGGCCGCCACGCGTGCCGAAGCGCTGGTTGCCTTCGATCACTTCGTTGATACCCACTCGGCAAAGTATCCGAAGGTGGTCGAAAAGCTGACGCAAGATCGCGACGAGCTGCTGGCATTTTACGATTTCCCGGCCGAACACTGGCAGCATCTGCGCACGACGAATCCGATTGAATCGACCTTCGCGACGGTGCGTCACCGCACCAAGCGCACGCGCAACTGCGTCTCGCGCGCGACGTTCCTCGGCCTGGCATTCAAGCTGATCGAGTCGGCCGAAGACTCGTGGCGGCGCATCCGCGCCCCCGAAAAGATCGCGACGATGCTTGACGGGATGACGTTCAAGGATGGAGAGCCGGTGACCGACAGCACACCGGCTCAGCAGCCCCTGGCCGCCTAA
- a CDS encoding DJ-1/PfpI family protein → MTNAQLRVGVMMFAGMTQLDMTGPLEVLSAVPGWTVDLVAPTMSPVLCGKGFAFTPTVDFENAPQYDLLVVPGGPGVDDAMLDRTIVSFAQTQSSHSRYVFGICTGSLLLAAAGCLTGRRASCHWQAVEFLPYFGVIPSRDRMTIDGRFFTSGGVTAGIDMALKVVGELAGVDVAQGIQLLIEYDPEPPFQAGVPETAPAAVVERLTASTAARRERRLLAVLSASKAAGFA, encoded by the coding sequence ATGACGAATGCGCAACTCCGTGTGGGTGTGATGATGTTTGCGGGCATGACCCAGCTCGATATGACCGGGCCTTTGGAAGTCCTGAGCGCCGTGCCCGGCTGGACGGTTGATCTCGTCGCCCCGACGATGTCGCCGGTGCTCTGCGGCAAAGGGTTTGCGTTCACGCCGACCGTCGACTTCGAGAACGCACCCCAGTACGACCTGCTCGTCGTACCCGGCGGTCCGGGGGTAGACGACGCCATGCTTGACCGCACCATCGTTTCGTTCGCGCAGACGCAATCCTCTCACAGCCGTTACGTGTTCGGCATTTGTACCGGCTCCCTGCTCCTCGCCGCCGCAGGATGCCTCACCGGGCGTCGCGCCAGTTGTCATTGGCAAGCCGTCGAGTTCCTGCCGTACTTCGGCGTGATCCCGAGCCGGGACCGAATGACGATCGACGGTCGCTTCTTTACCTCTGGCGGTGTGACTGCCGGGATCGACATGGCGCTCAAAGTCGTCGGTGAACTGGCGGGCGTCGACGTCGCACAGGGCATTCAACTGCTCATCGAATACGACCCGGAGCCGCCGTTTCAGGCGGGCGTCCCCGAGACAGCCCCCGCTGCCGTCGTCGAGCGTCTCACGGCGTCCACCGCCGCGCGTCGGGAGCGACGATTGCTAGCCGTGCTAAGCGCGTCGAAAGCGGCCGGGTTTGCATAA
- a CDS encoding GlxA family transcriptional regulator: MEKNSKTPPFPSPPPRNVVFLVYDGYQPLDLVGPMQVFALANRDALHPPYVLTTITARPGRVHASAGPDILVDEGLERLAQADTVIVPGGPGVDAACADIAITDAISLSQPTVRRLCSVCTGAFLLAAAGVLDGRRATTHWGRCDALQAAYPRIAVEMTPIFVNDGNVWTSAGVTAGIDLALALIENDCGYGVAASIAKKLVVYLRRPGGQAQFSETLLMQESAGAQAFSALMTKVSVSPNRRWSVEALAAEMGQTPQTFQRRFKLAMGCSPYAAVQDVRLSRARLMLETTTSGISLIADRCGFTSDEQMRRAFQRKYGLPPAAFRSHFGIEG, translated from the coding sequence ATGGAAAAAAACTCAAAAACCCCGCCTTTTCCGTCACCGCCGCCGCGCAACGTCGTTTTTCTTGTCTACGACGGGTATCAACCGCTCGATCTGGTCGGACCGATGCAGGTCTTCGCACTGGCGAACCGGGACGCTCTCCATCCGCCGTATGTGCTGACGACGATCACGGCGAGGCCCGGTCGGGTGCATGCCAGTGCGGGGCCGGACATTCTGGTGGACGAAGGGCTGGAGCGTCTCGCGCAAGCGGATACGGTCATCGTTCCGGGCGGTCCCGGCGTCGACGCGGCTTGCGCCGACATTGCCATCACCGACGCGATTTCCCTCTCGCAACCCACTGTCCGGCGGCTCTGCTCGGTGTGCACCGGTGCCTTTCTGCTGGCGGCCGCGGGCGTGCTGGACGGACGTCGCGCGACGACTCACTGGGGACGCTGCGATGCACTTCAGGCCGCTTACCCCCGAATCGCCGTCGAGATGACACCGATCTTCGTCAACGACGGCAATGTGTGGACCTCGGCAGGGGTAACGGCGGGCATCGATCTCGCGCTGGCGCTTATCGAAAACGACTGCGGCTACGGCGTCGCGGCCTCGATTGCAAAGAAGTTGGTGGTTTATCTGAGACGGCCGGGAGGGCAGGCGCAATTCAGCGAAACGCTGTTGATGCAGGAAAGCGCGGGGGCACAGGCGTTTTCGGCGCTGATGACCAAGGTTTCCGTCAGCCCGAACAGGCGGTGGAGTGTGGAAGCGCTGGCCGCCGAAATGGGCCAGACGCCGCAAACATTTCAGCGACGTTTCAAGCTTGCGATGGGGTGCTCACCGTACGCTGCCGTACAGGACGTACGGCTTTCGCGAGCCAGATTGATGCTCGAGACGACCACCAGCGGCATTTCACTGATCGCCGACCGATGTGGATTCACGTCGGACGAGCAAATGCGCCGGGCCTTCCAACGGAAATACGGATTGCCGCCTGCGGCGTTTCGAAGTCATTTTGGAATTGAGGGGTGA
- a CDS encoding SDR family oxidoreductase — protein sequence MRTFIEPVPTIVLVGASRGLGHAMAVEFVNRGWRVVGTVRAGRQDTRLHDLAAAHPEQVEIETLDITVPEQITALHERLGQWKFDILFVNAGTTNPDPTQTIGEVSTEDFVDLMITNALSPMRVVESLCDLVPTDGLIGIMSSGQGSIADNESGQRELYRGTKAALNQFMRSFAARQATATKRAMLLIAPGWVRTELGGPEGRLSIEESVPGVVDVLLAKRGRPGLEYRDYRGQTVRW from the coding sequence ATGCGGACATTCATTGAACCTGTGCCCACCATCGTGCTCGTTGGCGCGTCGCGCGGCCTAGGGCATGCAATGGCCGTCGAATTCGTCAATCGCGGCTGGCGCGTTGTGGGGACCGTACGAGCAGGTCGCCAGGACACGCGACTTCACGACCTGGCCGCCGCGCACCCGGAACAAGTTGAGATCGAGACGCTGGATATCACGGTCCCTGAGCAGATCACGGCCTTGCACGAGCGGCTCGGGCAATGGAAATTCGACATTCTTTTCGTCAATGCTGGAACGACGAACCCGGATCCGACGCAGACCATCGGTGAAGTTTCCACCGAGGATTTCGTGGACCTGATGATCACCAATGCGTTAAGTCCGATGCGGGTCGTGGAAAGCCTGTGTGATCTCGTGCCCACGGATGGCCTCATCGGCATCATGTCCTCGGGGCAAGGCAGCATTGCGGATAATGAATCCGGCCAGCGCGAGCTTTATCGGGGCACTAAGGCTGCGCTGAACCAGTTCATGCGCAGCTTTGCGGCGCGTCAGGCAACGGCTACGAAGCGCGCCATGTTGCTCATCGCACCGGGCTGGGTGCGCACGGAGTTGGGTGGCCCCGAGGGACGCCTGTCGATTGAAGAAAGTGTCCCTGGTGTCGTGGATGTGCTTCTGGCAAAGCGCGGGCGACCGGGGCTCGAGTATCGGGATTACCGAGGGCAAACGGTTCGCTGGTGA
- a CDS encoding IS3 family transposase (programmed frameshift) — protein MEVLTGPERRRRWTAEQKLSMVRESFEPGKSVSMVARHYGVNPNQLFHWRKLYQDGSLSAVKAGEEVVPASELADALKQIRELQRMLGKKTMENEILREAVEYSRGKKMDSALALAAGGRPVKLVCEVLGVSRSNVSARLSRPATWRDGRQSRPTDDETVVEEIRRVVGDLPSYGYRRVWGTLRNERVAVGLAPFNAKRIYRIMRTHGLLTQRRPIAPRAHRRHDGKVAVARSNQRWCSDGFEFRCDNGEPLRVTFALDCCDREAMSWAATTAGHSGDIVRDVMLAAVENRFGNEVHTPSEIEWLSDNGSGYTADDTRRFAMNIGLKPLTTPVCSPQSNGMAESFVKTMKRDYVAFMPKPDAATAAHNLAIAFEHYNEKHPHSALKYRSPREFRRSMDSATLV, from the exons ATGGAAGTGTTGACGGGCCCAGAGCGCCGGCGTCGCTGGACGGCGGAGCAGAAACTGTCGATGGTTCGCGAGAGTTTCGAACCGGGAAAATCGGTTTCAATGGTCGCGCGCCATTACGGCGTGAACCCGAACCAGCTATTCCACTGGCGCAAGCTGTACCAGGACGGTAGCCTGTCAGCGGTCAAGGCTGGCGAAGAAGTGGTTCCGGCATCGGAGTTGGCTGATGCGCTCAAGCAGATTCGCGAGCTGCAACGGATGCTCGGCAAAAAAACAATGGAGAACGAGATTCTCCGGGAAGCAGTTGAATACAGCCGAG GCAAAAAAATGGATAGCGCACTCGCCCTTGCTGCCGGAGGACGGCCAGTGAAACTGGTCTGTGAAGTTCTCGGCGTGTCGCGCTCGAACGTATCGGCACGACTGTCGCGTCCGGCGACGTGGCGCGATGGCCGGCAATCAAGGCCGACCGACGACGAAACTGTAGTCGAGGAAATCCGCCGTGTCGTCGGCGATTTGCCCAGCTATGGCTACCGGCGGGTTTGGGGCACGTTGCGCAACGAGCGCGTTGCAGTTGGACTGGCGCCGTTCAATGCCAAGCGCATTTATCGCATCATGCGAACGCATGGGCTGCTGACGCAGCGCCGACCGATTGCGCCGCGAGCCCACCGTCGACATGATGGCAAAGTGGCCGTCGCGCGCAGCAATCAGCGATGGTGCTCGGACGGCTTCGAGTTCCGCTGCGACAACGGCGAGCCGCTGCGTGTGACGTTTGCGCTGGATTGCTGCGACCGAGAAGCGATGAGCTGGGCGGCGACGACAGCAGGCCACAGCGGCGACATTGTGCGCGACGTGATGCTGGCCGCAGTGGAAAATCGGTTCGGCAACGAGGTGCATACGCCGTCCGAAATCGAGTGGCTGAGCGACAATGGTTCGGGCTATACGGCTGACGATACGCGCCGGTTTGCGATGAACATCGGACTAAAGCCATTGACCACGCCCGTGTGCAGTCCGCAAAGTAACGGCATGGCCGAGAGCTTCGTGAAAACGATGAAGCGCGACTACGTCGCCTTCATGCCGAAGCCGGATGCTGCAACCGCTGCTCACAATCTGGCCATTGCATTTGAGCATTACAACGAGAAGCACCCCCATAGCGCGCTGAAATACCGCTCGCCTCGCGAGTTCCGGCGCTCGATGGATTCAGCAACCTTAGTGTGA
- a CDS encoding MFS transporter, translating to MKANDMVLDDQTFAHGAQGVSEKTVDWRTILLASVGGGLEFYDFIVYGIFAPYVAKSFFPTGNGATSMIATFAAFAVGYLARPLGGVVLGHIGDKFGRRLAFQLSLVLMTATTAGMALMPSYQTMGVTASIAFVALRFLQGACIGGELPGAIAYVVESAPRKSGLACGVMFACVNSGSLLAAIVSLGLHAWLTDAQMLAYGWRAAFLVGGGLGAVGALMRSGLKETALFLSIRQHKRTKLPAVEVLQRHWFQVITTIGIVGLNQALIALLSVAMVPGVDPVKPDTPSH from the coding sequence ATGAAAGCAAATGACATGGTGTTAGACGATCAGACGTTTGCGCACGGCGCGCAAGGCGTGTCCGAAAAAACGGTCGACTGGCGAACGATTCTTCTGGCCAGCGTCGGCGGCGGACTGGAGTTCTACGACTTCATCGTGTACGGGATCTTCGCCCCTTATGTTGCGAAGTCCTTCTTCCCGACGGGCAATGGGGCGACGTCGATGATCGCGACGTTTGCTGCCTTTGCCGTCGGCTATCTCGCGCGCCCGCTTGGTGGGGTCGTTCTCGGTCACATTGGAGACAAGTTCGGACGTCGGCTGGCGTTCCAGCTCTCGCTCGTACTGATGACCGCGACCACGGCGGGGATGGCGCTCATGCCGTCTTATCAGACGATGGGGGTGACGGCGAGCATCGCGTTCGTGGCATTACGTTTTCTGCAGGGCGCGTGTATTGGCGGTGAATTACCCGGCGCGATTGCGTACGTCGTCGAGTCGGCCCCCAGGAAAAGCGGATTGGCATGCGGCGTCATGTTTGCTTGCGTGAACTCGGGGAGCCTGCTGGCTGCAATCGTCAGCCTCGGTTTGCATGCGTGGCTGACGGACGCGCAGATGCTGGCTTATGGATGGCGGGCGGCGTTTCTCGTGGGCGGCGGACTCGGGGCTGTCGGCGCGTTGATGCGTAGCGGACTCAAGGAGACGGCACTCTTCCTGTCGATCAGACAACACAAGCGTACGAAGCTTCCGGCGGTTGAAGTCTTGCAACGTCACTGGTTTCAGGTCATCACTACCATTGGCATCGTCGGGCTCAATCAGGCGCTCATTGCGCTGCTGAGCGTCGCGATGGTCCCTGGAGTTGACCCTGTAAAACCGGACACACCATCACACTAA
- a CDS encoding DUF2092 domain-containing protein — protein sequence MRRQALAILMLLTTGAASTVTVTWAQQAVPASAPSAPASSVDPDAVQALHSMGTYLQSLQRFRVFTDLTGERVLADGQKLQHGANATLEVDRPHRLRAVMKSARTEREIIYDGKQATLYSPQHKYYASVPFDGTLAQLVEALRARYGVELPLADLFSWGMPDAQHQKFDSAMFAGQDYVGNDLCDHYAFRQPGIDWQIWITSGSKPLPRKVVVTRTDDDARPQSVSILSWQPGFSIKPSTFDFRPPAGAKRIEAVQLPANKG from the coding sequence ATGAGACGACAGGCATTGGCAATCCTGATGCTGCTCACGACAGGTGCAGCATCGACGGTCACGGTGACATGGGCACAGCAGGCGGTCCCTGCAAGTGCACCGTCCGCACCGGCGAGCAGCGTCGATCCCGACGCGGTTCAGGCGCTGCACTCGATGGGGACCTACCTGCAATCGCTCCAGCGCTTTCGCGTTTTCACGGATCTGACCGGGGAGCGTGTGCTGGCGGACGGGCAAAAGCTTCAGCACGGTGCGAACGCCACCCTCGAAGTCGATCGGCCGCATCGGCTGCGCGCGGTCATGAAGAGCGCGCGGACCGAGCGCGAGATCATTTACGACGGGAAGCAGGCAACGTTGTACTCGCCGCAACACAAGTACTACGCGTCGGTGCCGTTCGATGGCACGCTGGCCCAGCTGGTCGAGGCACTACGCGCACGGTACGGCGTGGAACTTCCGCTCGCCGACCTCTTCTCGTGGGGGATGCCCGATGCCCAGCATCAGAAATTCGATTCGGCCATGTTCGCGGGACAGGACTATGTCGGTAACGATCTTTGCGATCACTATGCCTTCCGGCAGCCCGGGATCGACTGGCAGATCTGGATCACCAGCGGCAGCAAACCCTTGCCACGCAAGGTCGTGGTAACGCGCACGGACGACGACGCACGTCCGCAGTCCGTCTCGATCCTGTCCTGGCAACCGGGCTTCTCCATCAAGCCGTCGACCTTCGACTTCCGGCCGCCAGCGGGCGCAAAGCGGATCGAAGCCGTTCAACTGCCGGCCAACAAGGGGTGA
- a CDS encoding LysR substrate-binding domain-containing protein gives MSRIDLNLLTALDALLSERSVTKAAERMKISVSAMSRTLTRLRATTGDRLLLQAGRTLVLTPYAERLSQRIPALAREAEAVLSRAEYRFDPAALEQRFTLRAGEGFIDLLGAALVERIHRAAPGVQLRFTPKPDWNAQPLREGLIDLEIGVVRVSAPEVRARRLFRDRYVGVCRKGHPVLRKKQIAIEQWLTFRHVMVSRSGDAENPVDAALELDGKTRALPIVVPSYSSAMQLVRQSDLLTVIPRSCLGNSHLPNYATDQGLQPFVLPFETAEFNVSAIWHPRLDHDPAQCWLRAQVMAVCAALYPE, from the coding sequence ATGTCACGAATCGACCTCAATCTTCTGACGGCGCTGGATGCCCTGCTAAGTGAACGTAGCGTCACGAAAGCGGCTGAGCGCATGAAAATCAGCGTTTCCGCCATGAGCCGAACGCTCACACGGCTGCGCGCGACGACCGGCGACCGTCTGCTGTTGCAGGCGGGGCGAACGCTTGTGCTGACGCCTTACGCGGAGCGTTTGAGTCAACGCATCCCGGCACTGGCCCGCGAAGCCGAAGCGGTGCTCAGTCGGGCCGAATATCGATTCGATCCGGCCGCGCTCGAACAGCGCTTCACTTTGCGAGCGGGAGAAGGGTTCATCGACTTGCTTGGCGCGGCATTGGTGGAGCGGATTCATCGCGCTGCGCCGGGCGTTCAATTGCGCTTCACGCCCAAGCCGGACTGGAATGCTCAGCCGCTAAGGGAAGGTTTGATCGATCTGGAAATTGGCGTTGTCAGGGTGTCGGCACCGGAGGTACGCGCGCGTCGGCTGTTCCGCGACCGGTATGTCGGCGTGTGTCGCAAGGGACATCCCGTGCTGAGAAAAAAGCAGATCGCCATCGAGCAATGGCTGACCTTTCGTCATGTGATGGTTTCACGCTCCGGCGACGCTGAAAATCCGGTCGACGCAGCGTTAGAGCTTGATGGGAAAACGAGGGCGCTGCCTATCGTTGTACCGTCCTACTCGAGTGCGATGCAACTGGTGCGCCAGTCGGACCTGCTAACGGTCATTCCCCGGTCCTGCCTGGGCAATTCGCATTTGCCAAACTACGCGACAGACCAGGGCCTGCAACCGTTTGTTTTGCCATTTGAGACAGCGGAATTCAATGTCTCGGCAATCTGGCACCCGCGCCTCGATCATGACCCCGCGCAGTGCTGGCTTCGCGCGCAGGTCATGGCGGTGTGCGCTGCGCTTTATCCGGAGTGA